The Bosea sp. AS-1 region TGGCTCCCGGCCCTTCCCGGTTCGCCGAGCCGAGCGAGGAGAACGGCTTCCGGCTCGCGACCGAGATCATCGCGGCGTCGGAGCCGCCCAGCGCGATCCTCTGTGCCACCGACCGGCTGGCCCTGGGTGCCATCCATGCCCTTGGCCATGCCGGCCTGAAGGCCGGGAGCGACGTGTCGATCATCGGATACGACAACGCGCCGGTCTCGGCCTATATCGCCACTCCGCTGACCAGCTTCGACCCCGATATCGACGGCGCCGCAGGGCGTCTCCTCGACCTGCTGCTCGCCCAGCTTTCCGGGGAATCCGGTTCCGATATGGCAGAGCTCAGGCCCGCGACCCTCGTGCCGCGACAGTCGGACGGTCCCGCACCATCACAAAACGGCCAAGACAAGAGCCGTCGCCGCTCCAGGGAGGAGACAACCCATGACACAGAAACTAGGGACCCGGTTTAGACGCTCGCTCGCGGCGGCCTGCGGCGCGCTGTGCGTCGCGGCGACAGCAGCCTCCGCGCAGGTGGTATTTCTGTCAACGCAGCTGCGACCGATCGAGTCGGCGCAGAAGATGCGCTCCGAGATCCTCAAGGATTTTCCCGGCGGCGCCGAATTCGTCACCGAACAGCCGCCGCAGCTCGGCGTTCACATCCGCGCCGAGCAGCAGGCGGGCAAGCCGGTATCGAGCCTCATCGGCGCGCTCCATGGCGAGCTGCAGCCGCTGGCCGCCGACTCGCTGGTTCCGCTCGATGACGTGCTGGAGAAGCTGAAGGATCGTGGCCTCAACCCCGGCATGGTCGAGGCGGGCAAGCTTGGCACCGCCAAGCAGATGTTCATTCCCTGGATGCAGGCGACCTATATCATGGTCGCCAACAAGCAGGCGCTGCCCTTCCTGCCGCAGGGGGCCGACATCAACGCCCTGACCTACGACCAGCTGGCGCAATGGGGCGCCAATATCCAGGCCAAGACCGGCAAGCGGATGCTCGGTTTCCCGGCCGGACCGACCGGCCTGATGCATCGCTTCTTCGAGGGGTATCTCTATCCTTCCTATACCGGGGGGGTGGTAACGACCTTCAAATCGCCTGAGGCGGTGGCGATGTGGACGTCGTTCCGCGAGCTCTGGAAGGGCGTCAATCCGAACTCGACGAATTACGGCTTCATGCAGGAGCCGCTGCTGTCCGGCGATGTCTGGGTGGCGTTCGACCATGTCGCGCGGCTGATCGATGCGCTCTCGCGGAAGCCGGATGATTTCGTCGCCTTCCCCGCGCCGTCCGGTCCCAAGGGGCTGGGCTACATGCCTGTCGTCGCCGGTCTCGCCATCGCCAAGGGCGCCCCGCAGGCCGAGCAGGCCAAACAGCTCATCGACTATCTGACCCGGCCCGACGTGCAGGTGAAGACGGCCAAGGCGGTCGCGTTCTTCCCGGTCGCCAAGGTCGATCTGCCGTCCGACATCGACCCCGGCCTCAAGCTCGAGATCGATGCCGTGCAGAAGATGACGAGCGCGCCGAACGCCCTGGTCAGCCTGCTGCCGGTCGGGCTCGACCAGCGCGGCGGCGAGTTCGACAAGGTCTATCTCGATGCCTTCCAGCGCATCGTGCTGCGCGGCGAGGACCCGAAGGCGGCGCTCGACCGGCAGGCGGAAGCGCTCAAGCGCATCATCGCCGAGACGAAGGCAGCCTGCTGGCTTCCGGACAAGCCGAGCGACGGGCCCTGTCCCATCCAGTGAGGTGCGGCGTTCGCCATGCGTGAGCCCAAGGCCCTGCCTTATCTGCTGATTGCCCCGTCGGTGCTGTTCCTGACGGGGCTGTTCCTGATCCCGCTGGTGCAGACGGCGATGCTTGCCTTCCAGCAGGGCGGCAACTGGGGCCTGGGCAATTTCACCCGCATGGCGGACGACCTGAATTTCCAGGACGCCTTGGGCAATACCTTCAAGGTCGTGCTGCTCGCGGTGCCGCTGCAGCTCGCCCTGGCGCTCGGCATGACCATGCTGCTGCGCAAGGTTCAGCGCGGGCGCGACCTGCTGGTCTGGGTCTGGTCGATCCCGCTCGGCATCTCGGACCTCGCGGCCGGCCTGGTCTGGCTCGCCATCCTGACGGATCAGGGGTGGTTCAATTCCGTGCTGTTCAAGCTCGGCGTGATCACGCAGCCGCAGGCCTGGCTGACGTACGAGACGCCGGCTGCGCTGCTCGCCGCCATCGTCGTCGCCGAGATCTGGCGCGCGACCGCCATCGTCTTCGTCATCCTCCTGGCCGGTGTCCAGCTGCTGCCGAAGGAATACGAGGAAGCCGCGGATGTCTTCGGCGCGACGCCCTGGCAGCGCTTCACCCGCATCACGCTGCCCCTGCTGAAGCCCTCGATCCAGACCGCATTGATCCTGCGTACGGTGCTCGCCTTCGAGATGTTCGCCATGGCGCTGGCGCTCGGCGGCCGGAACTTCCCCGTGCTGGTGAGCGAGGCCTTCAATTGGCAGTATGCGAGCCAGGACTACGGCGTGGCGGCGGCCTATGCAGTGCTCGTCATGGGCATTTCGGTCGCCGCAACCGTCCTTTACCTGGTGGCCTTGCGCGTGCCGGCGGAGCAGCGGACATGAGTTCCGGCGTCGCCCGCTCCAACCGCACCCTGTTGCTCGTCGGCGTCCTGGTGCTCTGCGTCTGGACGCTGCTGCCTATCTATCTTCTGGCGCTTGGTGCGCTCGGCGGGCGTGACATCGTCTCGCAATGGCCAAAGCCCTTTGCGCCCTTCGGCATCTCGTTCGAGACGCTGCGGACCTTCCTGGCCATCGAAGGCGTGTGGCGTGCGACCTGGGTCAGCATCAAGGCCGCGGCTATGACCATGGTCATGGCGCTCGCGCTCGGCGTGCCGGCCGGTTACGCGCTCGCCCGCTTCCGCTTCAGGGGCGCGGGAGCCTACCGCGTGTTGATCCTGATGACCCGCGCCTTTCCTGTAGCGATCCTCGCCCTGCCGCTCACCGTCTCCTTCATCCGGCTCGGCGTCTATGACACGCCCTTCGGCGTCGCGCTGGTGCATGCGGTGCTGGCGACCCCCTTCGCCACGCTGGTCTGCGCCAGCCTGTTCATGGGCATCCCGCGAGAGCTGGAAGAGGCGGCCTGGGTGTTCGGGTGCTCGCGCTTCACCGGCTTCCTGCGTGTCGTGCTGCCGCTCGCCTTGCCCGGTATCGCCGCAGCCTCGATCTTCGCCTTCGTGCTGTCCTGGAACGAGGTCTTCGCAGCATCGGTGCTGACGGTCAGGCAGCGGACGCTGACCGCCTATCTGCTCTCCGTCCTGTCGGAATCGCCGCTGCACCTGCAGTTCGCGGGCGGGCTCATCCTGATCGTTCCGTCGGTCCTGTTCATCTTCCTCGTGCGCCGTCGCCTCTTCGCGATGTGGGGCATCGGCAACCGGTAAGGCTTCATGGCGAGCATCACGATCGAACGCGTCGCGAAGAGCTTCGGTGAGGTCAGGGCCCTGGCCGAAGTCGATCTCGCCGTGGCGGATGGCGAGTTCCTCGCGCTGCTCGGCCCGTCCGGCTGCGGCAAGACCACCCTTTTGCGCATCATCGCAGGGCTGGAGAGCCAGACGAGCGGGCGAGTCCTGATCGGCTCGCGGGACGTGTCGGCCCTGCCGCCGCGCAAGCGCGGTCTCGCCATGGTCTTCCAGAATTACGCCGTCTTCCCGCATCTCACCGTCTATGAGAACGTCGCCTTCGGTCTGCGGATGGCCCGGGCCGACGCGGCGCGTATCGCAGCGCAGGTCGAGAAGGCGGCCGCCCTCCTGCATATCGAGCCGCTTCTGAAGCGCTATCCGGCGCAGCTCTCAGGCGGCCAGCGCCAACGCGTCGCGGTGGCGCGCGCTCTGGCGGTCGAGCCTGCCGTGCTCCTGATGGACGAGCCCCTGTCCAATCTGGACGCGCTGCTCAGGCTCGAGATGCGGGCCGAGCTCAAGGCCGTGCTAAGCGGAGCCGGGACGACCACGGTCTACGTCACGCACGACCAGACGGAGGCGATGGGCCTCGCCGACCGGATCGCGGTGATGCAGGCCGGCCATATCGAGCAGATCGGCAAGCCGTCCGACATCTACGATCGCCCGGCCACACGCTTCGTCGGCGGGTTCGTCGGCAGCCCGCCGATGAACTTCCTCGAGCTGCCGGTTCAGGGCGGCAAGGTCGATCTCGGCGGATATGTGGTGGCGGCGCCCCCGCATGCCGGCGGGCGGATCACGCTCGGCCTGCGCGGCGAGGATGTCGCGCTCGCCGGCGCCGGCGAGGCGGGCTTCGCCTTCACCCTGAAGGTCGCCGAACTGCTCGGACCGCATGTGCTGTTGACAGGTACGGCCGCCGGCGGCCAGCCGCTGCGCGTCATCCTGCCGGCCGGTGGCCAGCTTCCCGCCCTGACGCCCGGCACCGAAATCCTCCTGAAGCCCGACACGTCGCGGCTGAGCTGGATGGATGAAGCAGGCAAGGCGATGGAGACCGCCCGATGAGCCGGACAGAGCAAGCGCGCGCCATTCTCGCCGCCAATGACCGCGGCGGCTACACCGTGCCGACCGACCGGCTCTACCCGTTCCAGTGGAACTGGGATTCGGCCTTCGTCGCCATGGGCTGGGCGACCTTCGACGCTGACCGCGCCTGGCGCGAGCTTGAGCGCCTGCTCGAAGGCCAGTGGGACGACGGGCTTGTCCCGCAGATCGTCTTCCATGCACCTTCCGACGATTATTTCCCTGGCCCCGATGTCTGGGGCATCCAGCGGATGCCGCCGACGTCGGGCATCCCGCAGCCGCCGGTGCTGGCCAGCGCCGTGCGCTTTCTGCTGGAACGTCAGGGCGAGGCCGGAGCGGAACGCGCCCGCGCCGTCTATCCGAAGCTCGTCCTGAACCATCGCTGGTGGGAGGAGGCGCGCGATCCCCAGCGCAGCGGCCTCGTCGCGACGCTCCATCCGTGGGAAACCGGGATGGACAACAGCCCGGCCTGGGACATCGCGCTCGAGCGCGTACCGGCCGAGACCAGGACCGAAATCCGCCGGCGTGATACCGGCCATGTCGATGCCGCCTTTCGCCCGCGGGGTATCGAGTACCAGCGCTTCATCCATCTCGTCGATCTGTTCCGCGAAGCGGGCTGGGATGCGCAGCGCATGTTCGCGCAGTCGCCCTTCAAGGTCGCCGATGTCGGCACCAACGCGATCCTGCTGCGGGCGGAGCGCGACCTTCTGGCGCTGGCCGAACGCTTCGGCAGTGCCGCCGAGTGCGCGGCGATCGCGGCCAGGATCGCGCACAAGACGGTCGTCTTGTCCGGCCTCTGGGACGAGGCGCTTCGCCACTATCTTTCGCGCGACCTGATTGGCGGTACATTGATCCCCGTCAGAACATCGGCCGGATTCCTGCCGCTCTTCGCCGGGCTGCATGAGCATGCCGGCGCGCTCGCGGCGCGGCTGAACGGCTGGGCTTCGCGTGGTCTCGCGCTGGTGCCGTCGACCGATCCGGATGCTCCGAGCTTCGAGCCGCAACGCTATTGGCGCGGGCCGGTCTGGGCGGTGGTCAACTGGATGATCGCGACCGGCCTCGCTGAGGCGGGCGATCCGCAAACCGCGGCGCTGGTGCGCAGTGAGACGCGACGATTGATTGGGCAGGCCGGCTTCAGCGAGTATTTCAACCCGGTCGACGGCGCCGGCATCGGCGGCGGCGCCTTCTCATGGACCGCGGCGATCGATCTCCTGCTCGGCGAGGACCAGGGCGCATGAGCGCGGCGACGAGCGGCGGCATCGATTGCGATCTGCATCCGGCCGTGCCGGGCATCGCAACCCTGCTACCCTATCTCGACCCCCATTGGGCCGATGCGGTGGCGCAGCGCGGCGTCCATGATCTGGAGCCGACGAGCTATCCGTTGCGCGCGCCCTTGACGTCGCGCGCCGACTGGCGTGTCGCCGGCGCCAAGGCCGGCTCTGATCGCGAGCAGCTTTGCCGCCAGGCGCTCGACGCGTTCGGCAGCCAGGCCGGCATCCTGAATTGCCTCTACGCGGTCACGACCTTGTTCAGCGAGGACATGGCGGCCGCTTTTGCGCGCGCGCTCAACGACTGGCTGGCCGCCGAATGGCTCGACAAGGATGCGCGTCTGCGCGCCTCGATCGTCGTGCCGATCCAGAGCCCCGAATTGGCGGCCGCCGAGATCGAGCGCCGCGCCGCGGATCGGCGCTTCGTGCAGGTGCTCCTGCCGTGCCTTGCCGACCAGCCTCTGGGCCGGCGCAGCCTGTGGCCGATCTACGCGGCTGCCGCCAAGCACGGGTTGCCGGTCGGCATCCATGCCGGCTCGACCTATCGCCATCCGGTCACGCCGGTCGGCTGGCCGTCCTATTTCACCGAGGATTACGTCAACCAGGCGCAGGGCTTCCAGACGCAGCTGACGAGCCTGGTCTGCGAGGGCGTCTTCTCGAAGTTCCCGGAGCTCAAGATCGTCCTGATCGAGTCCGGCTTCACCTGGCTGCCGGCCTATCTCTGGCGGCTGCACAAATATTGGCGCGGCCTGCGGATGGAGATTCCCTGGGTCGACCGGCCGCCACCCGAGATCATCCGCGATCAGGTGCGCTTCACCTTGCAGCCCGTCGATGCGCCGCCGGACGGCGATGCGCTGACGCGCATTCTCGACCAGGCCGGATCGGACGAGCTTCTGCTGTTCTCGACCGACTATCCGCATTGGCAGTTCGACGGACAGGACGCGCTGCCGCCGTCTTTGCCGGATAGTCTCAAGACCAGGATCCTGCTCGACAACCCCCTCGCGACCTATCCCCGACTCAAGGAGGATCTCGCATGAACGTGGAGCTGCCGACTCAACAGAGGCCGGAATCGACGATCGTCAGGCCGATCATCGCCGATTGCGATATCCATCCCTGCCTGGCGAAGCCGTCGGACATCCTGCCTTACCTGCCGAAGCGCTGGCAGGAGCACGCCATGACCTACGGGATGCTGCCGCGGCACGGCTACCAGAGCGGGCCGGCCTATCCGAAGGGCCAGCCCGATGCGGCGCGGCTCGATTCCTGGCCGCCGGACGGCCGACCCGGCAGCGATCTCTCCTTCATGCAGACACAGCACCTCGACCCCAACCGTGTCGAGCTCGGCATCATGACGGTGATCGCGCCCGCCGCGGGCGCGGCCCAGAACCTCGACTATTCGGCGGCGCTCTCCCGTGCGCTCAATGAGTGGCAGGTTGCGGAATGGACGAGCCGGGATTCGCGCCTCAAGGCCTCGATCGTGGTTCCCTATGAGGACGGCGCGGCTGCTGCCGCCGAGATCGACCACTGGGCGGGGCACGAGGCGTTCGTCCAGGTGCTGCTGCTGAGCCGCACGGCCGAACCTCTCGGCCAACGCCGCTACTGGCCGATCTACGAGGCTGCCCAGCGTGCCGGGTTGCCGATCGGGGTCCACGCCTTCGGCTATGGCGGCTATCCCGTCACGGCGGGCGGCTGGCCGTCCTACTACATCGAGGAGATGGTCGGTCACGCGCAGTGCTGCCAGGCGCTGCTCACCTCCATGACGATCGAGGGCGTGTTCGAGCGTTTTCCTGGCACGCGCATGGTGCTGATCGAAGCCGGCTTCGCCTGGCTGCCATCGCTCTGCTGGCGCCTCGACAAGCATTGGGGCCGGCTGCGCGATGAAACTCCGCACCTCGCGCGCAAGCCGAGCGACTACATCCGCAATCACGTCTGGATGACGACCCAGCCGATGGAAGAGCCGGAGAAGCGCAAGCATTTCCACGATATCGTCGAATGGATCGGCATCGACCGGCTGCTGTTCGCCACGGACTATCCGCATTGGGATTTTGACGATCCGCTCTGGGCCGTGCCGGTCAAGCTCGACGATGCGGCGCGTCAGGCCCTGTTCCTCGACAATGCGAAGGCCCTCTACGGGCGGGGCTAGCATGGCAAAATACGTCATCGCCCCGGCCTGCGACCTCTCTCCTGGCGAGCGTCTCGTCGCGGAGGTCGCAGGCCGCAAGGTCGTCATCTTCAATCTCGACGGCGAGTTCTTCGGCTTGTTCAACCGCTGCCCGCATCAGGGTGGGGACCTCTGCCGGGGCCGGACCACGGGGCTTGTCGAGGCTGGCGCGGAGCCGGGCGAATACAGCTACACCCGCCGCGGCGAGATTCTGCGCTGCCCCTGGCACGGATGGGAGTTCGACATCCGCACCGGCAAGTCGCGCGCCGAGCCCGGCCGGATCCGCGCGAAGACCTATGGGGTCGAGATCAGGCGAGGCGACGAGCTGTTCGACGGGCCTTATCAGGCCGAGCGCGTCTCGGTCCGCGTCGAGGAAGATTATATCGTCGTCGAAGCCTGAGCCGATGGAGCGAATTGACGCCGGCAGGCGACATCGGAACGCGGAAACAAAAGAGCCCGGGACGCTAATTCTTTAGCAGTCCCAGGCTCTTCGAAAATGGTGGGCGCGACAGGGATCGAACCTGTGACCCCTACGATGTCAACGTAGTGCTCTCCCGCTGAGCTACGCGCCCGTCTGCCACCCGAGGCGACTTCCGGAAGCGTGTCCGGGCCGTGTGGGCCGCGATCACGCTGCGAGGTGAGGGGGCTATAGCGGCTCGCTTCGCGGGTTGCAAGGCGTTTGCCGCATAAATTCTCAAGGGCTGTTGGCATCTCCGTTACGGGATGCCCGGCAGCCCCTCAGGCGGCCAGCAGCTTCTCGACTTCGTTGACGAGCTCACGCAGATGGAAGGGCTTGGAGAGCACCTTCGCGTCCTTGGGCGTCTGCGAATCGGGGTTGAGCGCGACGGCGGCGAAACCCGTGATGAACATCACCTTGATGTCGGGGTCGAGCTCGGTGGCGCGGCGCGCCAGCTCGATGCCGTCCATCTCCGGCATGACGATGTCGGTCAGCAGGAGCTCGAAGGGCTCTTCGCGGAGGCGATTATAGGCCGACAGGCCGTTGTCGAAGGAGGCGACGTCATAGCCTGCATTCTGCAGGGCCTTGACCAGGAAGCGACGCATGTCGTTGTCGTCTTCCGCGAGCAAAATCTTCGTCATGGGCCTGTTCTGTCCGTCCCTGAGGCCTGTCTCTCCGGGCCCGGCCCGGGTGATGCAGAGTCCGTTTCGATGCGTCTGGCGCCCGTGCCGCCCTCGGGCCCGCTGCGGTTGGGTAGCGACCCCGCCGCATCGTTGGAACCATGCCTTTCTATAAGGCCTCGACGTAGTAAACAACGCGTGAATCAGCAGCCGCAAAGCGGCTCTTCGAGGGAGCCCGCTTCAACCGCTTCGGTTTGTGTGCTTCAGTCGCGCGAGATGAGCCTGTCCAGCGCCCCGTTCCCGCCCGCTCCCGCCGATGTCGTCGGCGAGATCGAGCGCCCGTTCAGCCTGTATCCGCCGGCGTTGCAGGTGGTACCGGTGGTCGTCGACGTGCCGCATGCGGGGCGGCGCTACCCGGACGGTTTCGTCGAGCAGGCGCGGCTGCCGCTCAAGGGGCTGCGACGCTCGGAAGACGCCTTCGTCGACCGGCTGTTCGAGCACAGCGTCGCGCTCGGCGCGCCGCTGCTGGTCGCCGAGTTTCCTCGTGCCTATCTCGATGTGAATCGCGAGCCCTACGAACTCGATCCGCGGATGTTCGACGGGCGCGTGCCTCCCTTCGCCAATACGCGCTCGATGCGGGTGGCTGGCGGGCTCGGCACCATCCCTCGCATCGTCGGCGACGCGCAGGAGATCTATTTCGGACGGATTCCGATCGCAGAGGGCCTTGCCCGAATCGATGGGCTCTATCGGCCCTATCACGCGGCGCTGCGCGGCCTTGTGCAGCGGACGCAGAGCGTGTTCGGAACCTGCATCCTGGTCGATGCCCATTCGATGCCCTCGGCCGGGCTCGACCGCGACGGGCTGGCGAAGTCGGACATCATCCTGGGCGACCGATTCGGCACCAGCGCGGGCGGCTACATCATCGACATCGCCGAGCAGGCCTTCACCCGGCTCGGTCTGAGCGTCACCCGCAACCGGCCCTATGCCGGCGGCTTCATCACCGAGCATTACGGCGCACCGGCCTCGGGCGTCCATGCGCTGCAGATCGAGGTCAACCGCGCACTCTACATGAACGAGGCGACGCTGGAGCCGCATGCCGGCTTCGCGACCTTGCAGGAGGGGATATCGCGGGCGCTGGCCGATTGCTTCGCGCGCTGGAGCGGCTGGCTCGACGAGTGGCGCGAGGCTGCCGAATAGCAGCGTCTGTGTCGGCGAAACGCGAAAACCAAGAAAAAAGGGCCGCACACTTGCGTGGCGGCCCAAGTCTAGGGAGGAAACGCCCAAGGAGGGCAAGCGAAGGCTTGAGGTCATCTCCCCTTCGCAAGTGCACAATATGACTGTGCGGCGCAAAAGATCAAGCGAAATCGTCGACCAGCAGAGATGCCATGCGATGCGTGCATGGCGGCCTCTAGAAATCGTTGCAATCAAAACGATTTGCGGCATTTCTGCTGATACGCCGCCGTAACGGAACAAGCTGATGGGTGGGGCTATGTTGCAGAGCACAAAAACCGGAACGAGGAACCTGCGATGAGCGCGGTCGACTTCGGTGCCTTCGTGGCCGATCTGGCGACCCGATCAGGCCAGGCGATCCTGCCGTTCTTCCGGGCGCATCACAGCATGGAGGACAAATCGGCAGGCGGAGTGTTCGACCCGGTCACCGAGGCGGACCGCGCCGGCGAGGCCGTGATGCGCCGCCTCATCCGGGAGCATTTCCCGGAGCACGGGCTGCTCGGCGAGGAGTTCGGCAACGAGAACATCGAGGCCGAATATGTCTGGGTGCTCGATCCGATCGACGGCACGCGCGCCTTCATCTCCGGCATCCCGGTCTGGGGTACGCTGATCGGACTGACGCGCCGGGGCGCGCCGGTCTACGGCATGATGCACCAACCCTTCTCGGGCGAGCGCTTCTCGGGCGATGGGCGCGAGGCTCGTTACGAAGGGCCGGGTGGGCCCAGGCGGCTGCGGACACGGCAGGTGCCGGACCTTGCTGCGGCGACGCTGATGACGACATCGCCTTATCTGTTCCAGGGCGAGGAGGCCGAAGCCTTCGCGCGGGTCGAGGCGCAAGTCCGGCTCTCGCGCTATGGCTGCGACTGCTATGCCTATTGCATGCTCGCCTCGGGCCATGTCGACCTGGTGATCGAGAGCGGCCTGAAGCCCTACGACATCGTCGCGCTGATCCCGATCATCGAGGGCGCAGGCGGTATCGTCACCTCATGGGACGGCGGCAGCGCCGCCGGGGGAGGGCGCGTCATCGCTGCCGCCAGCGAGGCGCTGCATGAGGCTGCGCTCGCTCTTCTCGCCGGCTGAGGCGGGGCGGGGCTGGTCTTCGCCGGGGATGAAGGCGTCGAAAGCGGCCCAGAACCGGGCGCGGATGGCGTCGTTTTCCATCAGGATCTCGTGCCGCGCCTCGGGCAGGACCAGTGCCGAGCCGGTCTTGAGCCGTGCGGCGAAGCGCTCGATCGCCGGCGTCGAGACGACCGGGTCCCGGCCGGCGGCAATGATGAGGGTCGGCACCTTCACGTCCAGCGCCGCGGAGGGAGCGTTGAGCCGGGCCATCAGGCGGAAGGCATTGCGCACCCAGGCGATGGTCGGGTCGCCGATGCTGAGATGGCGCGCTTGCGTCGAGAGTCTGCTGTTGCGGGCGTAGCGGGCCGGGTCGCTGGTCAGCCGGTTGCCTTCGAAGGGCTTGGTGGCGATGGCGGTGTCGCCGCCGCCGGGCACGAAGGCGCGTCCGAAGCCGAGCCAGTACAGCACGCTGGCGAGCCGGCTCGCGGCCGCGGGGTTCTTGATCATGGTGAGGCCGAGCATCGGCGCGAGCGCGACCATGCGCGCGACTGGCAACGCGCCGTGGCGGGCGGCGTCGAGGCAGATGGCGGCGCCCATCGAATGGGCGAGTACGAAATAGGGCGGCGGGAATTTCGCCTGCATTTCCGCCATGGCCAGGGCGAGATCAGCCTCGTAATGCTTCAGGCGGCCGATATGGCCCTTGCGCTCGCGGAGAACGAAGCGCTGCGAGCCGCCCTGGCCGCGCCAGTCGAAGGCGAGCACGTGGAAGCCGCGACGGCGCAGTTCGGCGATGGTTTCGCTGTAGCGTTCGATGAATTCGGCCCGGCCCTGGGTGAGGACGATGGTGCCGCGGACCGGCTTCACGGTCGGCCGCCAGCTCGCGAAACGCAACGTCGCGCCGTCCCGCGTCGTCGCGAGCCAGGTCTTGCCGTGGCCCGGAACCGGGTAGTCGGAATCGTTGAAAAAGGCGGCCTCGGCCATCGCGGACTCCGGCTGGGACATTTCCGCGCGTCTGCGAATCGCGGAGATGCCTCAGCCCCTTGATTGATCGCATTTTCCAAGCGCGAACCAGTATTCGCCTCGGTCGAAAATGCATCAGCGAACGCCGCCTGCCGGCCACGCGAGCTGCTGTCGAGCTTCGTTTATGCCCTTCGCGCCGGCCTCTTGAAAAGCCGAAAACGCTTCCCCAGATCAAGCCTGCGCAGGCCGGAACCGGCTGCGCAAACCTCAATCAGGCCCGCGCTCAGGCGAGGCGGGCCGCACTGCATGTCGCTTCTCTGGAGGACACATCATGCGTCATTACGACCTTTCCCCCCTTTATCGCTCGACCGTCGGCTTCGACCGCCTGTTCTCGCTCCTCGACCAGGTGACCACCGGCGAGTCGGCCCCGAGCTACCCGCCCTACAACATCGA contains the following coding sequences:
- a CDS encoding sugar ABC transporter permease, whose amino-acid sequence is MREPKALPYLLIAPSVLFLTGLFLIPLVQTAMLAFQQGGNWGLGNFTRMADDLNFQDALGNTFKVVLLAVPLQLALALGMTMLLRKVQRGRDLLVWVWSIPLGISDLAAGLVWLAILTDQGWFNSVLFKLGVITQPQAWLTYETPAALLAAIVVAEIWRATAIVFVILLAGVQLLPKEYEEAADVFGATPWQRFTRITLPLLKPSIQTALILRTVLAFEMFAMALALGGRNFPVLVSEAFNWQYASQDYGVAAAYAVLVMGISVAATVLYLVALRVPAEQRT
- a CDS encoding cell cycle two-component system response regulator CpdR: MTKILLAEDDNDMRRFLVKALQNAGYDVASFDNGLSAYNRLREEPFELLLTDIVMPEMDGIELARRATELDPDIKVMFITGFAAVALNPDSQTPKDAKVLSKPFHLRELVNEVEKLLAA
- a CDS encoding Rieske (2Fe-2S) protein, which gives rise to MAKYVIAPACDLSPGERLVAEVAGRKVVIFNLDGEFFGLFNRCPHQGGDLCRGRTTGLVEAGAEPGEYSYTRRGEILRCPWHGWEFDIRTGKSRAEPGRIRAKTYGVEIRRGDELFDGPYQAERVSVRVEEDYIVVEA
- a CDS encoding trehalase family glycosidase, with product MSRTEQARAILAANDRGGYTVPTDRLYPFQWNWDSAFVAMGWATFDADRAWRELERLLEGQWDDGLVPQIVFHAPSDDYFPGPDVWGIQRMPPTSGIPQPPVLASAVRFLLERQGEAGAERARAVYPKLVLNHRWWEEARDPQRSGLVATLHPWETGMDNSPAWDIALERVPAETRTEIRRRDTGHVDAAFRPRGIEYQRFIHLVDLFREAGWDAQRMFAQSPFKVADVGTNAILLRAERDLLALAERFGSAAECAAIAARIAHKTVVLSGLWDEALRHYLSRDLIGGTLIPVRTSAGFLPLFAGLHEHAGALAARLNGWASRGLALVPSTDPDAPSFEPQRYWRGPVWAVVNWMIATGLAEAGDPQTAALVRSETRRLIGQAGFSEYFNPVDGAGIGGGAFSWTAAIDLLLGEDQGA
- a CDS encoding ABC transporter substrate-binding protein, whose product is MTQKLGTRFRRSLAAACGALCVAATAASAQVVFLSTQLRPIESAQKMRSEILKDFPGGAEFVTEQPPQLGVHIRAEQQAGKPVSSLIGALHGELQPLAADSLVPLDDVLEKLKDRGLNPGMVEAGKLGTAKQMFIPWMQATYIMVANKQALPFLPQGADINALTYDQLAQWGANIQAKTGKRMLGFPAGPTGLMHRFFEGYLYPSYTGGVVTTFKSPEAVAMWTSFRELWKGVNPNSTNYGFMQEPLLSGDVWVAFDHVARLIDALSRKPDDFVAFPAPSGPKGLGYMPVVAGLAIAKGAPQAEQAKQLIDYLTRPDVQVKTAKAVAFFPVAKVDLPSDIDPGLKLEIDAVQKMTSAPNALVSLLPVGLDQRGGEFDKVYLDAFQRIVLRGEDPKAALDRQAEALKRIIAETKAACWLPDKPSDGPCPIQ
- a CDS encoding amidohydrolase family protein — translated: MNVELPTQQRPESTIVRPIIADCDIHPCLAKPSDILPYLPKRWQEHAMTYGMLPRHGYQSGPAYPKGQPDAARLDSWPPDGRPGSDLSFMQTQHLDPNRVELGIMTVIAPAAGAAQNLDYSAALSRALNEWQVAEWTSRDSRLKASIVVPYEDGAAAAAEIDHWAGHEAFVQVLLLSRTAEPLGQRRYWPIYEAAQRAGLPIGVHAFGYGGYPVTAGGWPSYYIEEMVGHAQCCQALLTSMTIEGVFERFPGTRMVLIEAGFAWLPSLCWRLDKHWGRLRDETPHLARKPSDYIRNHVWMTTQPMEEPEKRKHFHDIVEWIGIDRLLFATDYPHWDFDDPLWAVPVKLDDAARQALFLDNAKALYGRG
- a CDS encoding carbohydrate ABC transporter permease produces the protein MSSGVARSNRTLLLVGVLVLCVWTLLPIYLLALGALGGRDIVSQWPKPFAPFGISFETLRTFLAIEGVWRATWVSIKAAAMTMVMALALGVPAGYALARFRFRGAGAYRVLILMTRAFPVAILALPLTVSFIRLGVYDTPFGVALVHAVLATPFATLVCASLFMGIPRELEEAAWVFGCSRFTGFLRVVLPLALPGIAAASIFAFVLSWNEVFAASVLTVRQRTLTAYLLSVLSESPLHLQFAGGLILIVPSVLFIFLVRRRLFAMWGIGNR
- a CDS encoding ABC transporter ATP-binding protein, whose translation is MASITIERVAKSFGEVRALAEVDLAVADGEFLALLGPSGCGKTTLLRIIAGLESQTSGRVLIGSRDVSALPPRKRGLAMVFQNYAVFPHLTVYENVAFGLRMARADAARIAAQVEKAAALLHIEPLLKRYPAQLSGGQRQRVAVARALAVEPAVLLMDEPLSNLDALLRLEMRAELKAVLSGAGTTTVYVTHDQTEAMGLADRIAVMQAGHIEQIGKPSDIYDRPATRFVGGFVGSPPMNFLELPVQGGKVDLGGYVVAAPPHAGGRITLGLRGEDVALAGAGEAGFAFTLKVAELLGPHVLLTGTAAGGQPLRVILPAGGQLPALTPGTEILLKPDTSRLSWMDEAGKAMETAR
- a CDS encoding amidohydrolase family protein — encoded protein: MSAATSGGIDCDLHPAVPGIATLLPYLDPHWADAVAQRGVHDLEPTSYPLRAPLTSRADWRVAGAKAGSDREQLCRQALDAFGSQAGILNCLYAVTTLFSEDMAAAFARALNDWLAAEWLDKDARLRASIVVPIQSPELAAAEIERRAADRRFVQVLLPCLADQPLGRRSLWPIYAAAAKHGLPVGIHAGSTYRHPVTPVGWPSYFTEDYVNQAQGFQTQLTSLVCEGVFSKFPELKIVLIESGFTWLPAYLWRLHKYWRGLRMEIPWVDRPPPEIIRDQVRFTLQPVDAPPDGDALTRILDQAGSDELLLFSTDYPHWQFDGQDALPPSLPDSLKTRILLDNPLATYPRLKEDLA